A window from Primulina eburnea isolate SZY01 chromosome 2, ASM2296580v1, whole genome shotgun sequence encodes these proteins:
- the LOC140823035 gene encoding putative GEM-like protein 8: MEKKDEDQFHHPLNAESSLSEPVTPSYSDRNNKSQRKGTSFAFRIREHVRLGPRFSETVKGKLNLIKKGGREKIFKDIFGLSQGEKLLKASQCYLSTTAGPIAGNLFISSQKIGFLSERSITVHSSSGGIIRTPYKLSIPLKKIKGANESENVNNPSQKYIEIVTHDNFEFWFLGFVRYEKALNNLQTAISMST, from the exons ATGGAGAAGAAGGATGAAGATCAGTTCCATCATCCCTTGAATGCAGAAAGTTCTTTGTCTGAACCTGTCACCCCCTCCTATTCAGATCGCAATAACAAGTCTCAAAGAAAGGGCACCAGTTTTGCTTTCAGAATCCGGGAACACG TGAGGTTGGGGCCAAGATTTTCTGAAACAGTGAAAGGGAAGCTAAATTTGATCAAGAAAGGAGGAAGAGAAAAGATTTTTAAAGACATATTTGGTTTGAGCCAAGGGGAGAAACTTCTCAAGGCGTCTCAATGCTACCTGTCAACAACTGCTGGCCCAATTGCTGGGaatctcttcatctcctcgcaAAAAATTGGTTTCTTGAGCGAAAGATCCATAACTGTCCACTCTTCTTCTGGGGGGATTATCCGAACTCCTTACAAG CTTTCGATACCTTTGAAGAAGATCAAAGGAGCAAATGAAAGTGAGAACGTGAACAATCCGTCTCAGaagtacatagaaatagtgACGCACGACAATTTTGAATTCTGGTTCTTGGGATTTGTAAGATATGAGAAGGCCCTCAACAATCTTCAGACTGCTATTTCCATGTCCACATAG
- the LOC140824223 gene encoding uncharacterized protein — MRFQSLTPPILRGTETTVDCESWIDDIEILFDSLEYSDERRVKFIGHQLKEVAKSWWIATKEVLEQRGTVITWEIFKVEFYRRFFLGSYREVKKTEFEILKQEQLNVEEYVAQFSTLLRFSPHVAENDEAVTDQFVKGLNPEILTLVNTGRLYNFADALSRAKRAEDSLMRKKGASFMPPASRPRSVG, encoded by the coding sequence atgaggtttcagtcattaACACCGCCAATTTTGAGGGGTACTGAGACGACTGTCGATTGTGAGAGCTGGATAGATGatatagagatattgtttgattcACTTGAGTACTCAGATGAACGTAGAGTTAAATTTATTGGGCATCAGTTAAAGGAAGtcgcaaagagctggtggattGCAACCAAAGAAGTCTTAGAACAGCGTGGTACAGTAATTACTTGGGAAATCTTCAAAGTGGAATTTTATCGAAGGTTTTTCCTAGGTTCGTACCGAGAAGTTAAGAAGACAgagtttgaaattttgaaacagGAGCAGTTAAAcgttgaagaatatgttgctcaATTTTCTACCTTGTTACGTTTTTCTCCTCACGTGGCtgagaatgatgaagctgtgacTGATCAATTTGTTAAgggattgaatcctgagataTTGACATTGGTAAACACAGGCCGACTCTataattttgctgatgctttgagtagaGCTAAGAGAGCCGAAGACAGTTTGATGAGAAAGAAAGGAGCTTCGTTTATGCCTCCAGCATCGAGACCGCGATCAGTTGGCTGA